The window CATGCACCCGCTGCCGAAGCACTGATCCGCTGCATCAGTGACATCGCGACTCAGCAGATTGAGTAAATAAAACTTAACTAAACACCCATCTGAACCTCGTTCATTCCCCTCTTTTTGAACAAAAAATGCATTTTCTCCCCCGCTGACTGGCTCTCTCGGCGAAAGCCCCTACATTTAACATTTGTACAATGTTAATCACACATAAACACAACACGCAGAGTCTGTGGCGGTATTTTTGAATCCAGAAACACCTTTGTAGCAAATTTGTTCAACTTACAATTAGGAAGCAAAATGAAAAAAAGAGCCAAAACGCTGCCGGGCGTCACGCGACGGCAGGTGTTGACGTGGACGACGCTGGGCGTCGCCGCCACGGTTACCCAAGCGGCAGATGCCGTCTCTCTCAAAGGTTCTCCGGGCTGGACGCCCTTCTCCGACAATCCCCCCGAGTCGTTTGACCAGCAAGGCTGGCTGTTTTTTACCCCGGAAGAAGCCCAAACCGTTGAAGCCATCGTGGACCGCCTGATCCCTGCTGATGAACTCAGCATCGGCGGAAAAGAGGCTGGCTGCGCGGTGTTTATTGATCGCCAGTTGCATGGCTTTTACGGCACCTTTGAACGGCTGTATATGGAAGGCCCCTTCCAGCAGGGAACGCCGGAGCAAGGTGACCAATCCCCGCTGGTGCCGCAGCAACGTTACCGCCATGGCCTCGCCGCATTGAATCGTTATGTGCAGCAGACCACGAAAAAGAACTTTGCCGAACTGACCACGGAACAGCAGGACCAGCTGCTTGAGGCGATGGAAGCAGGCAAGGTGCAGTTCGAGGGCTACGACGCAAAATCATTCTTCCTCGACGTGTTGAATAACACCATGGAAGGCTTCTTTGCCGATCCGATTTATGGCGGCAACAAAGAGATGGTTTCCTGGAAGATGCTCGGCTTTCCTGGCGCACGTTACGACTATCGCGA is drawn from Pantoea cypripedii and contains these coding sequences:
- a CDS encoding gluconate 2-dehydrogenase subunit 3 family protein; amino-acid sequence: MKKRAKTLPGVTRRQVLTWTTLGVAATVTQAADAVSLKGSPGWTPFSDNPPESFDQQGWLFFTPEEAQTVEAIVDRLIPADELSIGGKEAGCAVFIDRQLHGFYGTFERLYMEGPFQQGTPEQGDQSPLVPQQRYRHGLAALNRYVQQTTKKNFAELTTEQQDQLLEAMEAGKVQFEGYDAKSFFLDVLNNTMEGFFADPIYGGNKEMVSWKMLGFPGARYDYRDYIERHNENLGLAPISIAQWKARG